CGAGGCCGGCACGTAAATCAGCACGCAGAGCCAGATGGACTTGGCCGCCTGCTTGGCTGAAGTAGCGGTGTGGTAGCGCTGCACGTAGTTCTGGTCGACCCCAAAGTTGTTGAGGTTGATGAAGAACCCGTAGAGCAGCACCACCCAGAACGTGGACGTAGTGAAATCGGGCGAGAAGCCGCCCAGGCTGAACTTGTGCTGCGCCTGCCCAATGGCCACGATGTTGGAGAAGCCGCCCGGCATGTTGGTCACTATCAGATACAGAATGAGCAGGGCGCCGAAGGTCTTCACCACGCCCTGCACCACTTCGGTCCAGATAACGGCCTCGATGCCCCCCATTACCGTGTACACGATGATGCAGCTGCCCGTGACGAGCATTATCATCTCCATCGAGAAGCCCGTGAGGGCCTGCAGCGTGAGGGCAATGCCGAAGAAGATGGAGCCGATGCGGGCCAGCTGCGTGAGCAGGAAGCAGGCCACGGCGTAGGTGCGCGCCCAGCTCCCGAAGCGGTGCTCCAGGTGCGTATAAGCCGATATTTCGCCGGTGCTACGGTAAAATGGTACAAAGTAGCGCGTGGCCACCCAGGCCGCCAGCGGCATCGAAATGCTGAAAACGAAGGCGTTCCAGTTGGTGCCAAACGCCTTGCCGGGTACGCCCAAAAACGTATTGCTACTCAAGAAAGTAGCGTAAATAGACATACCAATGGCCCAGCCGGGTATCAGGCCGGAGGCGCTGGAATACTGCTCGGCATTCAGGTTTTTACGGGAAAACCAGGCCCCCACGGCAATCATGGCCGCCAGGTAGAGGGCGATGATGACCAGGTCAAGAACTCGCAAATTGCTCATGAGGCCATAATACCGATTTGCCGCGACTTGAGCCCAAAACGAGCCCGCCGCCTACTCACAAATTTAGCCCCGCCCGAAACCGGCCGGGTATACCATGTTCCCCTCCTATTGTAGCATCTTGACCAGCCGTTTCCCTACTGCACGTCGAGCCCCGACACGCTCAGGCCCGCGGCATCGGTGGCAGCAAGCCTGACGCGGTAGCTGCCCGCGTTTATCATGCCGCCGGTGGAGGTGGTGAGGTAATTCCACTTGCCTGGCCTGGAGGGCAGCAGCTCCACCTTTTCCGTTTTGAGCACGGTGCCATCGGCCAGCGCCACGGTGAGCAGGGCGCTGAGCGGGCGCGTGAGCTGGTTGGCGTAGCGGAAAGTGAGCGAGTACGTGTCGGCCACTCCCACCTGAATGCTCCATTCCAGGGAGCCGCCGCTGGGCTCTTTGAAGGTGATGCTTTCCTTCGTGTTGACGGTTTCCTTCACCGTGCCGGGGCCGCTGAGGCGGGCGGTGGCGGGCTTGTAGCCGGTCACGGCCTTGAGGTCATAAGCGGGCTCGATGGTACTGGCGCGGTTCGCGGCCACGAGGTACGGCGCGCCGCTGGGGCCAAGCATGACGGCAGCATTGGCGGGGTAGCGCTGACGGTATACTCGATACGAATGCCCGCCCGCGTCATCGGTTTCAACGAAGGTTTTGGTGTCTTCGTACCCCCCGAGCCAAGCTGGGCGAGTGGCCTGCTTGGCATCCAACGCCACGTAGACGTCGGCGGGCGCCGCTACGGTGAAGGCAGCGCCCTTCGTAGCTCCTTTGCCGGGCCCACGCAGCCACTCGGCGCCGAACAACGCCGAAGGCAGCGCGCTGAACGTTGCCGCAACATCGCTAAAGCTTGGCGTGCCGGTATCCAGCCACGTCTGGGCCGACCATTGGGCGACCTCGGCAGGAGCAGCAGCTTTCAGGTTGCGGATGACGGACTGCGTGGCGGAAGCGGGCTGCGCGCTGGCACCGGCGGTGGCAATGGCAATGGCGGAAATCACGGCCTGGCCGGAAGCGACGTGCGGAAAGGAAATAACAAGCTGGCCGTTGGTCACGCGAACTTTCACGGTCTTTTTCAGGGCCTGGTCGTGGCCGGCTTCTTTCCAGATATCGAGGTTTTCCAACACCGTTTCCTGGTTAATGGCCACATCGAACAAGCGCCAGCCGGTGCAGTCCAGCCCGCCGCCGGTGCCCAGCCAGGGCTCCGTAAAATACAGTTCCACTGTGTACCCCCCATTGGGCACGGGGAAGGAGTAACGCAGCTTCTCGCGCCCGTAGCGGAAGCTTTGGAATAGTGGCCAGTCGCGGGTGCCGCGAATGGGGTCGTGGGTGCGGCGCTGGCTGGCGAAGAAGGGCGTGATGCCGGGAAAATCCCGCGTCCACGATTCCGAGCCCCAGGTTTTGGAGTCGGTGCGGGGCTGGTCGGCCTGCCAGGTCTGGCCGTTTTCGTCCTGGTAGGCAGGGCCACCGCAGTTCACACGGTAGAGGTAGTTCAGGCCCGGCTGCGGCTGCGTGATAGGCTGCGCATCAGCCAGAAACCGGTCGAAATTTGGTGCTTTGGGCAGATGGTGCAATATGATGTAGTCCTTCGCCACGGCCTTGCCGGCCACGTACCCCACGGCATAAAGCACATTGTACTTGATGTCGATTCCATCCCACTGAAAATGCGTGCCAATGCCTGTCGGGTGGGTTTTGCGGCCCAGCGAGGCGGCATTCACGTCGTTGAACAGTTCGACTTCATCACAGTTGGAATAGACGGTGATGCTGTCCTGGCGGCCGGGCGTGCGCCAGCGGTCGGGCCAGGTGTGGGAGGCGAGGTAGACCATCGGCTCCTTGTTTTTGGGCGCGTAGTTGGCCCGAAACATATAGAACGCATCCGTGGGCTCCTCCCAGGGCGTAAGCAGGCCCTTGTAGTTCACGGGTCCGACGCGGTCGAGCTCGCGCTGGCCTTCGCCGCCCTGCACGCGGCCGGGGTTGTCGTGCGAGGTCAGCAGCCAGAAAAAGTGACCGGCGGTCTGGTCTTTTGCGGCTTCGGCGAGGCGTACTTTTAGCTCCATCAGTTGGGCAAACCGGTCTTCGCTAAAGGGACCGCCGTTGAGCACAGGCGGGCCTTCGGTGTGCAGGTCGAGGGTGCGCCAGGCGCCGTACTCGCCAATGAGAACCTGGCGCTGCACATCGGCGGCGTAGGTAGCGGGGTCCCCGCCGTAGGTGCCGGTCCAGTTCTGGGGTACGTCCCAATCGGTGCCCTGGCCGCCGTTGCAGGTTGTGATTTTGCGTTCGCGGGAGGCCGTGGGGTCGAGCTGGCGAATGAGGGCGCTGCACTCGCGGGCGAAGTCGGCCGGCAGCGTGCTTTCGTTTTCGAGGCCCCAGAGCACCACAGAGGGGCTGTTACGGCGCTCCTTTACCCAGTCGGTGAGCAGGGTTTTAAAGTTCTGGCGGAAGGCCGGCGTGTCGTACCACACGTGCGCGGCCAGCTGTGGCCACCACAGCAGCCCCAGCGAGTCCCAGTTGGCCTGGTAGCGCAGGTTGTGCGGCTGGTGGGCATCCCGAAACGCATTGAAGCCAGCGGCTTTCACCATCTGCACGCGGGTGCGAATCTGGGCGTCGCTGAAGGCGTGGCTTTGGCCAATCAAATGCTCGTACTCCGCGATACCGTTGATAAAAACCGGCTTGCCGTTCAACAGAAACTGCTTTTGCCCGGCTGCCGCGGCCCGGCCAATCGGCCAGCTCACCCAGCGGACTCCATAGGGCGTTTCCAGCTCATCGAGCAGCTTGCCTTTGGCGCTGATTTTCGTGACCAGCCGGTACAAATACGGGTCGGCCAGCGACCACAGATGCGGCTGCTTCAGCACCGGCAGTTGCTGGTGAAGCTGCGTGGCCGCTCCCGCCGCCAGCTTCTGCTTCGTGCTGATTTCAGCCACGCTCCTCCCCTGCCGGTCCAGCAGCTGGCTGCTGATGGTCAGGGTTTGCGAGGCAGCACCGTAGTTTTTTACCTCGGTTTCCACGTTCAGCTTTGCCGCCTGGGCCGAGACTGTGGAATCGGCCCAGACGTGCACGCCAAAGGGCTCCACCCGCACCGGACTGGTAACCACCAGCGACACTGGCCGGAAAATGCCCATTGGCTGCGAGCCTTCTGAGAAGCCGCGCTCCTCGGAGCAGCCGCCGCACACCCAAGGCAAATCCTGGATGTTGGCGGGGTGGTCGGCGCGCAGGGCCAGCACGTTGGGTTGGCCGGCCGGTTTTAGGACGGCCGTCACATCCAGGGTCAAGGTGGTGCGGCCGCCGGCGTGGTAACCCACTTTCTGGCCGTTCAGCCACACCGTGGCGTAGGAGCCCACGCCTTCGAAAAACAGAAAGCTGCGGGCATCTTTCGCGGCGGGCCCGGTGGTGAAGGTTTTGCGGTACCAGGCGTAGCCGTGGCGGTTGCCGTGGCGCTGGCGGCGGTAGCCTTCGTAGGCGTCCCAGTTGTGGGGCACGGCCACGGTTTGCCAAGTCTGGTCGTTGAAATCGGGGCGCTCGAAGTTGGGGTGGGCCTGCTGGTTGTGGTCGTCGGCGGCGGTGCGCCAGTTGTCCAGCAAAGGCGTGGTGGTGCGCGTCGTTTGGGCTTGAGCAGCGAGGGTGAGGAAGAGGAGGAATAGGAGTCGCATGTTGTTCTGACGTGGCGCCTCACCCCCCGGCCCCCTCTCCGAAAAGGAGAGGGGGTGCCAGTCGTCTGCTTTTGACCGGGAGGATTCGCTATTTGCGCTGGAGGCTGGCTTTGATAGTTGTGAGCACTGCTTCCATCTGACTGAGGACTTGCTCATTAGAAAAGCGTAAGACCTGAAAACCTAGCTCGGCTAGTAGCGCTGAACGGCCACGGTCATAGTCGGCTTGGTCAGGTTCCAAGTGGCCTGCTCCATCCAGCTCTACTATCAATTTCTGGGAAAGGCAGACGAAATCCGCGATGTAACGGTCGATGCTGTGTTGCCGACGAAATTTCTCACCCAGCTGGGCACCGCGTAGGCATTGCCACAACCTTTCTTCAGCGGGCGTGGCTTCTTGGCGCATTCCCCTGGCACGCTCTTTTAGCCCAAGCTTGCCATAATGCCTTTTATCAGCAGTAAAGATTTTATCTTGTGGTAAGTAAGTATCGGCGGTTTCCATGTGATAATTGTTCTGACGAGCGCCTCACTCCCTGGCCCCCTCTCCAAAAAGGAAAGGGCAGATACGAAGCATTGGAGTGTTATACATGCAAATAGGATTGTAAAAGTCGTCTTTCTCCCCCTCTCCTTTTCGGAGAGGGGGCCGGGGGGTGAGGCGCCCGCTAGCGCAGTTCCCCACTCAGCTTGTAAACACCGCCCGTCCTAGTCGCAAACCGGATTTCCTTACCACCATACTTCACCACGCATTCTCGCCCGGCCTCCGACTTAATATCAACGGCTTGCAGCTTGCCCTGTGCCCACTGCATATCCACCACAAAGCCACCGCGCGCGCGCAGGCCGCGCACGCTGCCGGTGGCCCAGGCGGTGGGCAGCGCAGGCAGCAAGTCCAGCGCATCGGTTTGGCTTTGCAGCAGCATTTCGGCCATGCCGGCCGCGCCGCCGAAGTTGCCGTCAATCTGAAACGGCGGGTGGGCGTCGAACAGGTTTTTGTACACGCCGCCCTGCTCGGGCGCGGTGCCGTTTTCGGCCGGCGAAAGCAGGTTTTGGAGGATGAGCAGGGCGTGGTTGCCGTCGCGGAAACGGGCCCAGAGATTCACTTTCCAGGCCAGGCTCCAGCCGGTGCCGCCGTCGCCGCGCTGGGCGAGCGAGGTGCGGGCCGCTTCCACCAACTTCGGTTGACTCCAGGTGACGTCGGTGCCCGGAAACACGCCCCAGAGGTGCGACACGTGGCGGTGCGTGTCGGCGGGGTCGTCCTTGTCCTCGAGCCACTCCTGCAGCTGGCCGTGCTTGCCGATTTGGTTAGGCGCTATCTGGCCGGCTTTGGCGGTGAGGTCCTTTTGCAAGTCGGCATCTACGCCCAGGGCTTTAGCGGCGGCACTGGTGGTTTTAAACAGCTCCCGGATAATCTGATGGTCCATGGTGGGCCCGGCCACCAGCCCGCCGTGCTCCGGCGAGTTGGAAGGCGTGCTGATAAGCCAGCCGGTGCGCGCGTCGCGTACCAGGAAAGCGGCGTAAAACTGCGCGGCCTGCTTCAATACGGGGTAATGCTGGCGCAAAAATTCCCGGTCCTGCGTGAACTGGTAGTGCTCCCAAATGGGCTGGCACAGCCAGGCCGCGCCCGTCACCCAGATGCCGTGATTGGCGGCGTTGATGGGCGCGGTGCCGGCCCAGATATCGGTGTTGTGGTGCAGCACCCAGCCCGGGGCGTTGTAGTTGGCGTTGGCGGTGGTTTGGCCGGTTTTGGCTAGCTGGTCGATGAAGCTGAACAGCGGCGTGGCGCAGGCCGACAGGTTCAGGACCTCGGCCGGCCAGTAGTTCATCTCCAGGTTGATGTTGGTGGTGTATTTGCTGCCCCACGACGGCGTCAACGACTCGTTCCACAGCCCTTGCAGGTTGGCGGGCGGCCCACCGGCGCGCGACGAGGAAATCAGCAGGTAGCGCCCAAACTGCATGTACAGCGCCAGCAGCGCCGGGTCGGCAGCAGGGCTGAATTTCAGGATGCGGGCATCCGTCGGCAGCTGCTCGTTGGCCGTGTGGCCAAAGTCGATGGCGAAAGGATTGAACAGCTGCTGATAGTCGCGGACGTGCGTCGCTTTCAGCTCAGCATAGCTTTTAGCTAAAGCGTTGTCCAACGCCTGCTTCGCGAGCTGCTCGGGCTGTCCCGATACATCCTGGTAGCTCTTGAAATTGGTGGCGGCCGTGAGACTGAACGTGACTTCATCGGCGTTTTCGATGCGCAGCTGGTCGTTGGTCACGGTCACTTTGCCGCCTTTCGTCGTCGCCCGCAGGTAGCTCACGCCGCGCAGCACGCCGTCGCGCACCTGCACCGCCAGGGCCAGCGTGTGGTCATCGAGGCGGTAGATTTTGCGCTTATCGTGCAGGCTCGCGAAGCGGGCGTTCAGCGTGATTTTGCCTTTGGCCGAGGCCGTCAGGTGGCAGAACAGGGCTTGCTGAGGGGCGCTGGCGAAGTACTCGCGGGTAAACGCCACACCGCCCTGCCGGTAAGTGGTTCGCGCCACGGCCTGCGTGATATCCAGCTCGCGGCGGTAGTCCGTCACGGTGCCGGTTTGCGGGAAGTCCAGCAGCAAATCGCCAAACGGCTGGTACGAGGCCTGGTAGCTGGGAGCCAGCGGCGGGTTGTCGTCCTGCACCCAATACTGCCAGTCGGGACGCAGCGCCACGCCCGTTTCGGGGGCTGCATCTTCAGGATAAGCCACAAAAACCGGCTGCTTTTCCTTCACGCCAATCAGCCCGCCCTTGTCGAAATAGTTGATAACCTGCACCACCACTTCGTTGCGGCCCGGCCGGAGCGCGGCGGCCGGCACCCGATAGCGGCGTTTTTTGCTGATGCCCTCATCGGCCCCAATCTGCTGGCCATTCACGTAGGTCACGTCCGCGTCGCGGATGCGGCCCAGGCTCAACGTCAAGTTTCTGCCGGCCCATGTTGCCGGCAGGTCGAAGGTGGTTTTGAACCATACGGCGCCGTCCAGTCCTTCCAACCCGGCGCTTTCCCAGCCGTTGGGCGAGGGCACGACCCAGGGTTTCCAGCCCGGCCGGGCCATGGCCTGGGCCACGCTCACGGCCCGGATTTTCTGCAGCCAGGCGGCTTTATCGGTCTCGTAGGTTTCCTCGTGGTCTTTCAGGCCCATGAAGTGCTGCTCGGCCAGCGCCTCGGCTTCGGCCTGCTTGCCCTCGGCCAGCAGCTGGCGAAGTTGCGGGAGGTACTGCGCGGCACCGGGCCGGGCGTAGGCTCGCGGTCGGCCGGTCCAGAGCGTGGCTTCGTTGAACTGGATGTGCTCCTGCCCCACCCCGCCGAACACCATACCGCCCAGCCGGCCATTACCGATGGGCAGCGCATCGGTCCACTTCTCGGCCGGCTGGGCGTACCACAGCGTCAGCGGCTGCTGAGCGGCGGCAACGAAGCTGATTATTAGCCAGGCAAAGAGGAATAGAAGACGTAAGCTCATGTGGAATTAGAAGAACGTCATGCTGAGCGCAGCCGAAGCATCTCTACTGCTTCGTTGCAATGGTCTTGAATAGTTGAGCAGTAGAGATGCTTCGGCTGCGCTCAGCATGACGTTCCTTTATTTTCGTTCTGACTACGGCCCAACCACCCGCTCCTTCACGTCGGCGTCCTGGCTCACGGGCGTTTTCACGTATTTCAGGTTGTTGTTCTGCAAGCCAATGCTACGCGTGTTGGCGCCTTTCAGCGTTAGAAAAGTCTCGGTGCCGGCGGCAGGGAAACAATTGTACACGAAAGCATCGACCGTGTTATTCAATTCCAGCAGCGAGGTGGCGGCCACCGGGCGGGCGCTGCGAATGCCATCGAGCCAGATTTGCTGCACGCTTTCGGCGCGCACGGCCGGGCCACTGGTCGTGTTCACCTCCACATTATGGAAGGCAATGTTGCGCGCCTCCCTCACCGTGAATCCTTGCTTTGCGTCGAAGTTGCAGTTGCTGAACGTCACGTTTTCAATGGGCATTTCGCTCAGGCCGTTCAGCAAACCGGCCTGGTTGCCCTCGGCCGTGATGTTGCTGAAATGAATATTGCGAAAGCGCGGCGTGCGCTCCGAAACCGGCTCGGGCGTGGTTTTGGCGTACTGCATATCGAGCACAATCATCTGGTCGCGGATGTTCTTCATCACAATGTTATCGACCCGAATATCCTCCACCACGCCGCCGCGCCCACGGGCCGTTTTGATGCGGATGCCGCGGTCGGTGCCATCAAACACGCAGTTGGAAATCACGATTTTTTTCACTCCGCCCGACATTTCTGAGCCAATGACCACGCCGCCGTGCCCGCTGAGCATAGTGCAGTTGGTGATGGTGTAGTTCTCGGCCGGCACGTTCATTTTGCGCCCGGCCGCGTCCTTGCCCGACTTGATGGTGATGCAGTCGTCGCCCACGCTGATGTGGCAGTTGGAAATGTGCACGTAGCGGCACGACTCAGGGTTGATGCCGTCGGTATTCGGCGACTTCGGGTTGTTGATGGTGACGCCCGTCACGGTCACCTTTTCG
This DNA window, taken from Hymenobacter sp. 5317J-9, encodes the following:
- a CDS encoding glycoside hydrolase N-terminal domain-containing protein, which produces MSLRLLFLFAWLIISFVAAAQQPLTLWYAQPAEKWTDALPIGNGRLGGMVFGGVGQEHIQFNEATLWTGRPRAYARPGAAQYLPQLRQLLAEGKQAEAEALAEQHFMGLKDHEETYETDKAAWLQKIRAVSVAQAMARPGWKPWVVPSPNGWESAGLEGLDGAVWFKTTFDLPATWAGRNLTLSLGRIRDADVTYVNGQQIGADEGISKKRRYRVPAAALRPGRNEVVVQVINYFDKGGLIGVKEKQPVFVAYPEDAAPETGVALRPDWQYWVQDDNPPLAPSYQASYQPFGDLLLDFPQTGTVTDYRRELDITQAVARTTYRQGGVAFTREYFASAPQQALFCHLTASAKGKITLNARFASLHDKRKIYRLDDHTLALAVQVRDGVLRGVSYLRATTKGGKVTVTNDQLRIENADEVTFSLTAATNFKSYQDVSGQPEQLAKQALDNALAKSYAELKATHVRDYQQLFNPFAIDFGHTANEQLPTDARILKFSPAADPALLALYMQFGRYLLISSSRAGGPPANLQGLWNESLTPSWGSKYTTNINLEMNYWPAEVLNLSACATPLFSFIDQLAKTGQTTANANYNAPGWVLHHNTDIWAGTAPINAANHGIWVTGAAWLCQPIWEHYQFTQDREFLRQHYPVLKQAAQFYAAFLVRDARTGWLISTPSNSPEHGGLVAGPTMDHQIIRELFKTTSAAAKALGVDADLQKDLTAKAGQIAPNQIGKHGQLQEWLEDKDDPADTHRHVSHLWGVFPGTDVTWSQPKLVEAARTSLAQRGDGGTGWSLAWKVNLWARFRDGNHALLILQNLLSPAENGTAPEQGGVYKNLFDAHPPFQIDGNFGGAAGMAEMLLQSQTDALDLLPALPTAWATGSVRGLRARGGFVVDMQWAQGKLQAVDIKSEAGRECVVKYGGKEIRFATRTGGVYKLSGELR
- a CDS encoding glycoside hydrolase family 28 protein, translating into MKNFLAAFLLFLTFSAVQAQDYYNVLKYGAKNDSTKLSTAAIAKAIDAASKAGGGTVYFPAGRYLSGPIRLKSNITIEIGAGAILYFSDNFDDYLPMVPSRYEGIDVTSFSPLFYAYKAENITIKGRGIIDGQGKKWWDFAEGQSRKSQDSKWQQEFKRLNASIIKPDEQGGVIDRAFLRPPFIQPMFCKNVLIEGLTIRNSPFWTVNPEFCEKVTVTGVTINNPKSPNTDGINPESCRYVHISNCHISVGDDCITIKSGKDAAGRKMNVPAENYTITNCTMLSGHGGVVIGSEMSGGVKKIVISNCVFDGTDRGIRIKTARGRGGVVEDIRVDNIVMKNIRDQMIVLDMQYAKTTPEPVSERTPRFRNIHFSNITAEGNQAGLLNGLSEMPIENVTFSNCNFDAKQGFTVREARNIAFHNVEVNTTSGPAVRAESVQQIWLDGIRSARPVAATSLLELNNTVDAFVYNCFPAAGTETFLTLKGANTRSIGLQNNNLKYVKTPVSQDADVKERVVGP
- a CDS encoding DUF559 domain-containing protein; this encodes METADTYLPQDKIFTADKRHYGKLGLKERARGMRQEATPAEERLWQCLRGAQLGEKFRRQHSIDRYIADFVCLSQKLIVELDGAGHLEPDQADYDRGRSALLAELGFQVLRFSNEQVLSQMEAVLTTIKASLQRK
- a CDS encoding malectin domain-containing carbohydrate-binding protein, giving the protein MRLLFLLFLTLAAQAQTTRTTTPLLDNWRTAADDHNQQAHPNFERPDFNDQTWQTVAVPHNWDAYEGYRRQRHGNRHGYAWYRKTFTTGPAAKDARSFLFFEGVGSYATVWLNGQKVGYHAGGRTTLTLDVTAVLKPAGQPNVLALRADHPANIQDLPWVCGGCSEERGFSEGSQPMGIFRPVSLVVTSPVRVEPFGVHVWADSTVSAQAAKLNVETEVKNYGAASQTLTISSQLLDRQGRSVAEISTKQKLAAGAATQLHQQLPVLKQPHLWSLADPYLYRLVTKISAKGKLLDELETPYGVRWVSWPIGRAAAAGQKQFLLNGKPVFINGIAEYEHLIGQSHAFSDAQIRTRVQMVKAAGFNAFRDAHQPHNLRYQANWDSLGLLWWPQLAAHVWYDTPAFRQNFKTLLTDWVKERRNSPSVVLWGLENESTLPADFARECSALIRQLDPTASRERKITTCNGGQGTDWDVPQNWTGTYGGDPATYAADVQRQVLIGEYGAWRTLDLHTEGPPVLNGGPFSEDRFAQLMELKVRLAEAAKDQTAGHFFWLLTSHDNPGRVQGGEGQRELDRVGPVNYKGLLTPWEEPTDAFYMFRANYAPKNKEPMVYLASHTWPDRWRTPGRQDSITVYSNCDEVELFNDVNAASLGRKTHPTGIGTHFQWDGIDIKYNVLYAVGYVAGKAVAKDYIILHHLPKAPNFDRFLADAQPITQPQPGLNYLYRVNCGGPAYQDENGQTWQADQPRTDSKTWGSESWTRDFPGITPFFASQRRTHDPIRGTRDWPLFQSFRYGREKLRYSFPVPNGGYTVELYFTEPWLGTGGGLDCTGWRLFDVAINQETVLENLDIWKEAGHDQALKKTVKVRVTNGQLVISFPHVASGQAVISAIAIATAGASAQPASATQSVIRNLKAAAPAEVAQWSAQTWLDTGTPSFSDVAATFSALPSALFGAEWLRGPGKGATKGAAFTVAAPADVYVALDAKQATRPAWLGGYEDTKTFVETDDAGGHSYRVYRQRYPANAAVMLGPSGAPYLVAANRASTIEPAYDLKAVTGYKPATARLSGPGTVKETVNTKESITFKEPSGGSLEWSIQVGVADTYSLTFRYANQLTRPLSALLTVALADGTVLKTEKVELLPSRPGKWNYLTTSTGGMINAGSYRVRLAATDAAGLSVSGLDVQ
- a CDS encoding sodium:solute symporter, producing the protein MSNLRVLDLVIIALYLAAMIAVGAWFSRKNLNAEQYSSASGLIPGWAIGMSIYATFLSSNTFLGVPGKAFGTNWNAFVFSISMPLAAWVATRYFVPFYRSTGEISAYTHLEHRFGSWARTYAVACFLLTQLARIGSIFFGIALTLQALTGFSMEMIMLVTGSCIIVYTVMGGIEAVIWTEVVQGVVKTFGALLILYLIVTNMPGGFSNIVAIGQAQHKFSLGGFSPDFTTSTFWVVLLYGFFINLNNFGVDQNYVQRYHTATSAKQAAKSIWLCVLIYVPASLLFFVIGSALFAYYQVHPELIEAVKLKVAAEKLPLTATAAQLAQAAAALQPADYGDKVMPHFMVTKIPPGFVGLIVSAILSAAMSTISSGMNASATVFTVDIYERYFKANLNVKQTMRALHVGTVAVGLLGMGVGIAMIGVKSVLDVWWQLSGIFAAGMLGLFLLGIISRQTRNAEALTATIIGVLVIVWLTLSPQLPESMAALRNPLHQSMVIVVGTLTIFLLGLLLTRFRHSRVVPLAPEEIKQSVH